Proteins found in one Brachypodium distachyon strain Bd21 chromosome 5, Brachypodium_distachyon_v3.0, whole genome shotgun sequence genomic segment:
- the LOC100846052 gene encoding protein MEI2-like 4 isoform X4 translates to MEPYKLMDQKTSFGEHKLLGQQRHANLPPTAWRADQDPAEQHDSFSKPLALFPHVRKGHLSAIHYENGLFSSSLPDIFDKKLRLTSQNGLVGQPVEKELNNVDDEPFELTQEIEAQVIGNLLPNDDDLLSGVLDNVGYPACANNRDDMDDDIFYTGGGMELETDDNNNKLLKLNSIASNGQTGLNGILSGENPYGEHPSRTLFIRNIDGIVEDSELELLFQKYGEIQTLYTACKHHGFVMVSYYDIRSAETAMKALQSKPFRNWKLDIHYSVPKENTLEKDNNQGTLAVFNLDPSVTNDDLRHIFGGYGKIKEIHETSQQGHHKYIEFYDVRAAEAALYVLNRSDIAGKTIKLVPCCVGDTKRFLHNSLMQHRPPGLEPEDFGVCKPGNATSPLTNYYGSVNMASTGPEHGISRVVRTRVQPPINQFRERNFLDIPSITPQSQSMSSPVRIATAGTHKNHSALGEHGHSLGRMNGHLNYGYQGMGAFHPHSLPEFDNSQSNCIPYNLSTIPPIGVKSNSRTADGIDSRHLYKVCSANLSGHSSGHSEALGVSRTGSCPLHGHQVAWNNSNNSHHHTSSPMLWPNSGPFINNIPSCPPTQVHGISRASRMLENALPMNHHVGSAPAVNPSIWDRRHGYAGERMEVPSFHPGSAGSRGFPGSPHLHQLELSSMFPQSRGNPAMSPAHIGARSPQQRGHMFHGRSHIGPLPSSFDSPVERTRSRRNESCANQSDSKRQYELDIERIACGEDSRTTLMIKNIPNKYTSKMLLTAIDENHRGTYDFIYLPIDFKNKCNVGYAFINMITPEHIVPFYKIFHGKRWEKFNSEKVASLAYARIQGKSALIAHFQNSSLMNEDKRCRPILFHSHGPNAGDQEPFPLGTHIRSRPGRSRILSCEDSLSTSANSWTPSNGSRHTSGYPKEADPTTA, encoded by the exons ATGGAACCATACAAGTTGATGGACCAGAAAACTTCCTTTGGTGAGCACAAGTTGCTGGGCCAACAAAGGCATGCAAACCTGCCCCCAACCGCCTGGAGAGCTGATCAAGATCCTGCAGAACAGCATGATTCATTTTCGAAGCCATTGGCTTTATTTCCTCATGTTAGGAAGGGACATTTAAGTGCGATCCATTATGAGAATGGGCTTTTCTCAAGCTCCCTTCCAGACATTTTTGACAAGAAAT TGAGACTAACATCACAGAATGGACTTGTTGGTCAGCCTGTCGAAAAGGAACTCAACAATGTTGATGACGAGCCTTTTGAGTTAACTCAGGAAATTGAGGCACAAGTAATTGGCAATCTGCTCCCTAATGACGATGACTTATTATCAGGTGTTCTTGACAATGTGGGGTACCCTGCCTGTGCTAATAACAGGGATGACATGGATGATGACATATTCTATACTGGAGGTGGAATGGAATTGGAAACTGATGATAATAATAACAAACTGTTAAAACTTAACAGTATAGCCAGCAACGGTCAGACTGGGTTAAATGGCATACTGTCTGGCGAAAACCCATACGGGGAACACCCCTCGAGAACCCTCTTTATTAGAAACATCGATGGTATTGTTGAGGACTCTGAATTGGAACTCCTATTTCAG AAATATGGAGAAATCCAAACTCTTTACACTGCCTGCAAACATCATGGTTTTGTGATGGTATCTTACTATGATATAAGATCGGCAGAAACGGCCATGAAGGCACTTCAAAGCAAGCCATTTAGGAACTGGAAACTTGACATACATTACTCTGTCCCAAAG GAGAATACATTAGAGAAAGATAATAACCAGGGCACACTTGCCGTGTTTAACCTTGACCCGTCTGTAACTAATGATGATCTTCGTCATATATTTGGTGGCTATGGTAAAATCAAGGAG atTCATGAGACTTCACAACAGGGTCATCACAAATACATAGAGTTTTATGATGTCAGAGCAGCTGAAGCTGCACTTTATGTGTTAAATAGGAGCGATATTGCAGGAAAGACAATCAAATTGGTGCCCTGCTGCGTGGGAGACACTAAACG GTTTCTTCATAACAGTTTGATGCAGCATAGGCCTCCTGGGTTGGAGCCGGAAGACTTTGGTGTATGCAAACCAGGAAATGCAACTAGTCCGCTGACAAATTACTATG GTTCGGTCAACATGGCATCCACTGGCCCTGAACATGGGATTTCTCGGGTTGTACGTACCAGAGTTCAGCCGCCAATAAACCAATTTAGGGAGAGAAATTTTCTGGATATTCCCTCAATTACTCCGCAAAGCCAAAGCATGTCCTCTCCTGTTAGAATTGCAACTGCAGGAACACATAAGAACCACTCTGCTCTTGGTGAGCATGGTCATTCACTTGGAAGGATGAATGGACACTTGAACTATGGATATCAAGGGATGGGAGCTTTTCATCCTCATTCACTTCCCGAGTTTGACAACAGCCAAAGTAATTGTATTCCTTACAACCTAAGCACAATACCACCCATTGGAGTTAAGAGCAATTCTAGAACTGCTGACGGAATTGATAGCAGGCATTTGTACAAAGTTTGTTCTGCTAACCTTAGCGGTCATTCTTCTGGTCATAGTGAAG CACTCGGGGTTTCAAGAACAGGAAGCTGCCCCCTCCATGGCCACCAAGTAGCATGGAATAATTCAAATAACTCCCATCATCATACCTCTTCTCCCATGCTGTGGCCGAACTCGGGGCCATTTATCAATAATATACCATCTTGCCCTCCTACGCAAGTTCATGGAATTTCAAGAGCATCTCGGATGCTTGAAAATGCCCTTCCAATGAATCATCATGTCGGTTCTGCACCAGCTGTCAATCCATCAATCTGGGATAGGAGACATGGGTATGCAGGGGAGCGGATGGAAGTACCAAGCTTCCATCCTGGGAGTGCTGGAAGCAGGGGTTTCCCTGGTAGTCCGCATCTGCATCAGTTGGAGCTCTCTAGTATGTTTCCTCAGAGTAGAGGGAACCCAGCCATGTCCCCAGCACATATTGGTGCTCGATCTCCCCAGCAGAGGGGGCATATGTTTCATGGAAGGAGTCATATAGGTCCCCTTCCATCCTCATTTGATTCACCTGTTGAACGTACAAGGAGCCGAAGAAATGAGTCATGTGCTAACCAATCTGATAGCAAAAGGCAGTATGAGCTTGACATCGAGCGTATAGCCTGTGGCGAGGATTCTCGGACTACACTAATGATAAAGAATATCCCAAACAA GTATACCTCAAAGATGCTTTTGACTGCTATTGATGAAAATCATAGGGGAACTTATGATTTTATCTACCTGCCAATTGACTTTAAG AATAAATGCAATGTGGGTTATGCATTCATCAATATGATTACTCCAGAGCATATTGTTCCATTTTATAAG ATATTTCATGGGAAAAGGTGGGAGAAATTCAATAGTGAGAAGGTGGCATCACTTGCATATGCTAGAATCCAAGGAAAATCAGCTCTAATTGCTCACTTCCAGAACTCAAGTTTGATGAATGAGGATAAACGTTGCCGCCCTATACTCTTCCACTCACATGGTCCAAATGCCGGAGATCAA GAACCGTTCCCTCTGGGAACACACATCCGTTCTAGGCCTGGGAGATCCAGGATTTTGAGCTGTGAAGACAGCCTATCGACCTCCGCCAACAGTTGGACTCCCTCCAACGGAAGCAGACACACTTCAGGCTACCCAAAGGAGGCTGACCCGACCACAGCTTGA